Proteins from a genomic interval of Plodia interpunctella isolate USDA-ARS_2022_Savannah chromosome 20, ilPloInte3.2, whole genome shotgun sequence:
- the LOC128678795 gene encoding leucine-rich repeat-containing protein 24-like, with the protein MGIRALRNGCWLIILFINLTGSDWLNCAHIPECNCKWSSGKKTASCVSAGLKQLPHLATEIQVLDLHGNQLKSLGQDAFASIELLHLQRLNLSSSNLRSLHPDAFRELRILVELDLSQNELFQLSPDTFRGNDRLRLLVLNDNPLTILVAEQFPPLQHLKKLELVRCKLQAIHPFAFVHLRALETIHVHQNSISYLHRNTFNLPVLKTLTLSDNPWYCDCRLRDFHEWFLNSNLGNEEVYCEGPENKAQISWRSLKGNDMVCPPWAYTTPTVIRTEVGADISFGCFVRGDPKPSVTWSYHHIEIHNSTSKHSDILVYRYQLNNFDEFRDDYINKSAQWVNVTISNVTSELSGEWKCSAKSQVGESSAYLTLFLPKARTATARVPPDYSTFIYVAGAMLAMTGVGFIAACVCWKTQRRRVPPSRSFTDQEKKLLDTSIAASCDRTSADLGSSSYGFEMLDRSMSMESEDTQRCMEPVQITIEGPPGSFPPPPAEFALPAPYGNIFISVQVSGHNDEYPDLLGGGATLPRRSRTCFLKSAYDNMGPRITAAGSSTWSLPGANVDNKKDEKDTQLTMPLSTFSTEFTAL; encoded by the coding sequence ATGGGCATTCGAGCTTTGCGCAATGGATGCTGGTTAATAATACTCTTCATAAACCTCACTGGAAGCGATTGGCTCAACTGCGCCCATATTCCTGAATGCAACTGCAAATGGTCGTCTGGCAAGAAAACGGCGTCATGCGTCTCCGCGGGACTCAAACAACTACCCCATTTGGCGACCGAAATTCAAGTTCTAGATTTGCACGGCAATCAGTTAAAGAGTTTGGGACAAGACGCATTTGCAAGCATAGAGTTATTGCACTTGCAAAGGCTGAATCTGAGTTCGAGCAACCTCCGTTCCCTGCATCCGGACGCATTCAGGGAACTTCGGATACTTGTGGAGTTGGACCTCTCCCAAAACGAACTGTTCCAACTTTCCCCTGACACATTCAGAGGCAACGACCGACTCCGGCTATTAGTCTTGAACGACAACCCTTTGACGATATTAGTCGCCGAGCAATTCCCGCCGCTGCAACATTTGAAAAAGCTAGAATTAGTAAGATGTAAACTTCAGGCTATTCACCCGTTTGCCTTTGTCCATCTAAGGGCGTTAGAAACTATTCACGTGCATCAGAATTCAATATCATATCTTCATCGGAACACATTCAACTTGCCAGTATTAAAAACTTTGACACTATCGGATAATCCATGGTACTGTGATTGTAGACTAAGAGATTTCCACGAATGGTTTTTGAATAGTAATCTTGGGAATGAAGAGGTCTATTGTGAAGGTCCTGAAAACAAAGCGCAGATCTCGTGGAGAAGTTTAAAAGGAAATGATATGGTTTGTCCTCCTTGGGCATATACAACTCCAACAGTTATAAGAACAGAAGTCGGTGCAGATATTTCATTTGGTTGTTTTGTGAGGGGCGATCCAAAGCCTTCCGTGACATGGTCTTACCATCATATTGAAATTCACAATAGCACCAGCAAACACAGTGATATACTTGTCTATAGATATCAATTGAACAATTTCGATGAATTTAGAGACGATTACATAAACAAAAGTGCTCAGTGGGTCAACGTGACCATTTCAAATGTGACTAGCGAATTATCTGGTGAGTGGAAATGTAGTGCCAAAAGTCAAGTAGGAGAATCTTCAGCTTATTTAACGTTATTTTTACCTAAAGCTCGAACAGCAACGGCTCGGGTTCCTCCAGATTattctacatttatttacgtaGCTGGTGCAATGCTGGCAATGACTGGAGTAGGTTTTATTGCGGCCTGCGTCTGCTGGAAGACCCAACGTCGAAGAGTACCGCCTAGTAGGAGCTTTACTGATCAAGAGAAGAAGTTATTAGATACATCTATAGCAGCTAGTTGTGATAGAACCAGCGCTGATTTAGGCTCATCTTCTTACGGCTTTGAGATGTTAGATCGCTCAATGTCAATGGAGAGTGAAGATACGCAGAGATGTATGGAGCCAGTCCAGATAACAATTGAGGGTCCTCCCGGATCATTTCCACCGCCTCCGGCTGAGTTCGCGTTGCCAGCACCTtatggaaatattttcatatcgGTTCAAGTATCTGGGCATAACGACGAGTATCCAGACTTGTTGGGAGGAGGTGCTACTTTGCCTAGACGAAGCCGGACATGCTTTTTGAAATCAGCTTATGATAATATGGGGCCTAGAATTACTGCAGCTGGTAGCTCGACCTGGTCTCTTCCTGGTGCCaatgtagataataaaaaagatgaaAAGGATACTCAACTGACCATGCCATTGTCTACTTTTTCAACTGAATTCACTGCTCTTTGA